A genomic segment from Ptychodera flava strain L36383 chromosome 19, AS_Pfla_20210202, whole genome shotgun sequence encodes:
- the LOC139119167 gene encoding ras-related C3 botulinum toxin substrate 2-like, translating to MATAKPIKCVVVGDGAVGKTCMLISYVQNAFPSEYIPTVFDNYCANLMVDSQVVNLGLWDTAGQEDYDRLRPLSYPQTDVFLICFSIVSQASYDNVSSKWHPEVTHHAPETGYLLVGTKADLREDGEIISELSKKGRAPITREAGEKLAASIKAVRYMECSALTQNGLQQVFEEACRVGLGVATRKSSKKRRCSLL from the exons ATGGCCACCGCCAAACCTATAAAATGTGTCGTGGTCGGCGATGGTGCAGTTGGTAAAACCTGTATGCTGATATCCTATGTACAGAATGCATTTCCCAGCGAATACATCCCAACAGT CTTCGATAATTACTGCGCTAACCTGATGGTGGATTCTCAAGTGGTCAACTTAGGGTTATGGGATACAGCTGGCCAAGAAGACTATGACAGACTCCGCCCACTGTCCTATCCACAG ACTGATGTCTTCTTAATCTGCTTCAGTATCGTAAGCCAAGCGTCATATGACAATGTGTCTTCAAAGTGGCACCCGGAAGTAACACACCATGCACCGGAAACGGGCTACCTCCTCGTCG GAACTAAAGCTGATCTCAGAGAAGATGGTGAGATCATTTCGGAGTTATCGAAAAAGGGACGAGCCCCCATCACTCGCGAAGCTGGTGAAAAATTGGCAGCGAGCATTAAAGCCGTGCGGTACATGGAATGTTCGGCACTTACGCAAAATGGATTGCAACAG GTGTTCGAAGAGGCCTGTCGTGTTGGTTTGGGTGTAGCCACGAGGAAATCCAGTAAGAAACGCCGGTGCTCGCTGCTCTAG
- the LOC139119169 gene encoding sialidase-1-like — translation MAFDLKHHCALTCIIFASLLTLSVSISPKIIDEVVLWQSNEAGFTYFRIPVVIRIPNGDLLAFSGAHKSSLSDIDAKGLAMRRSTDTGYSWKPMEIIYEDLSVKEGYLNIGAALVDHDKNITMFLYCHCPHRQCGPGVIPANYIIKSHDFGYTWSEPEDLSVKNPAFKNWTWCPGPGYGIQKRFDPAKGRLIVCGHTVDRNKQASEIVYCVHSDDHGSSWQIGGSLVGVPYKVPKKTGDFMPDESQIVELSDGSLLMNSRNQFHFHCLCRIISRSFDGGLSFPMPHVKVDPKLIDPACDGSIIIHKGIMFFSNPASTKGRENMTVRWSLNNGTSWEGALFVFPGNSEYSTLTEIDSNSIGLLYEKNNYKEVSFVKIQIH, via the exons ATGGCGTTTGACCTAAAACATCACTGTGCTCTCACTTGTATTATCTTTGCATCGCTCCTGACTTTATCTGTTTCTATTTCCCCCAAAATTATCGACGAGGTTGTTCTCTGGCAGTCCAACGAAGCAGGTTTCACATATTTTCGCATACCCGTCGTGATTCGCATCCCGAATGGCGATCTCCTTGCGTTCTCGGGCGCTCACAAGTCGAGCCTGAGTGACATCGACGCGAAGGGGTTGGCGATGCGGCGATCAACAGATACGGGTTATTCATGGAAACCCATGGAAATTATCTACGAAGATTTGTCGGTCAAAGAAGGTTACCTGAACATAGGGGCGGCGTTAGTCGACCACGACAAAAATATCACCATGTTTCTGTACTGTCACTGCCCACACCGGCAGTGTGGACCTGGCGTCATACCCGCAAACTACATCATCAAAAGTCATGACTTTGGATACACCTGGTCTGAACCCGAGGATTTGTCCGTCAAAAATCCAGCCTTTAAAAACTGGACTTGGTGTCCTGGCCCTGGCTACGGAATCCAGAAGCGATTTGACCCCGCTAAGGGCAGATTGATTGTATGTGGCCATACTGTCGACAGAAACAAGCAGGCGTCAGAGATAGTGTACTGTGTTCACAGTGATG ATCATGGAAGTTCCTGGCAGATAGGTGGATCCCTGGTTGGTGTGCCGTACAAGGTTCCAAAGAAGACTGGAGACTTCATGCCAGATGAATCACAG attgtGGAACTATCAGACGGAAGTCTATTAATGAACTCCAGGAACCAGTTTCATTTTCACTGCTTGTGCCGAATCATCTCAAGAAGCTTTGACGGTGGCCTGTCCTTCCCAATGCCACACGTGAAAGTGGATCCAAAACTTATCGATCCCGCCTGTGATGGCAGCATCATCATCCACAAGGGAATCATGTTCTTTTCAAATCCAGCAAGCACCAAAGGACGCGAAAATATGACAGTCAGATGGAGCCTGAACAACGGCACATCATGGGAGGGCGCTTTATTTGTTTTCCCAGGGAATagtgaatattccacattgacaGAGATAGACAGTAACAGTATAGGTTTGCTTTATGAAAAGAACAATTACAAGGAAGTGTCTTTCGTGAAAATCCAAATTCACTGA